In Helicobacter pylori, a single genomic region encodes these proteins:
- a CDS encoding site-specific DNA-methyltransferase: MTDKNQAKKMGVNIIQSQQENNPLFDMLLKNFPQTIKDGQVSLSAIKMLLGFNESMNDISGYELTWTGKGLANALYSEPCQKQLKLQEIFTPQTSASKHPNNAIIIGDNLDALKLLKSAYSEKIKMIYIDPPYNTTNENFIYPDNFRKDYQKILREVGLMEIDENGKEIESESLKFFKNTQGSGTHSGWLSFMLPRLKLARDLLKEDGVIFISIDDNECANLKILCDEIFGEDNFVGDFIRKTKSTTNDAKIGLNYQHEFLLCYAKDKNYTNLLGGEKNLENYKNPDNDPNGAWTSGNPTKPGYAKIQNFPLTNPYTKAIEYPPEGRSWVFTEKTIQNFIDERRLVFKKEHKENERIFIYKHYLKDLKTTKKTFDSLIFSDNCYMNQAATKELLSLGMGEYFPYPKGVEFMKKIILHSTSTNSNDIILDFFAGSGTTAHAVMELNAEDQGNREFILVQIDEEIKEDKSAYDFCKNVLNSAKPVISDITIERVKRAAQKIISKDSGLDLGFKVYTLQDKAQITNDKEEITLFNHSHLTPFDKALNLALQCGKTLNCALEIIIKDKLYKCEDAYFCIVCDEEVQEYLAKSKNEMIFLDGYEEIDLQAFLNLNASFKERLSVVY, encoded by the coding sequence ATGACAGACAAAAATCAAGCCAAAAAAATGGGTGTCAACATTATCCAAAGCCAGCAAGAAAATAACCCCCTTTTTGACATGCTTTTAAAGAATTTCCCACAAACGATAAAAGACGGACAAGTGAGCTTAAGTGCTATCAAAATGCTTTTAGGCTTTAATGAAAGCATGAATGATATCAGCGGCTATGAGCTCACTTGGACGGGCAAAGGGCTTGCTAACGCTCTTTATTCTGAACCTTGCCAAAAACAACTCAAATTACAAGAAATTTTTACGCCCCAAACTTCAGCCAGCAAACACCCCAACAACGCTATTATCATAGGCGACAATCTTGATGCACTCAAACTCTTAAAATCCGCTTATAGCGAAAAAATCAAAATGATTTACATTGATCCGCCTTACAATACGACAAACGAAAATTTTATTTATCCGGATAATTTCAGGAAAGATTATCAAAAGATTTTAAGGGAAGTGGGCTTAATGGAAATAGATGAAAACGGAAAGGAGATAGAAAGCGAGAGCTTGAAATTTTTTAAAAACACTCAAGGGAGCGGGACGCATAGTGGGTGGCTCTCTTTCATGCTGCCTCGCTTAAAATTAGCACGCGATTTGCTTAAAGAGGATGGCGTGATTTTTATTAGCATTGACGATAACGAATGCGCGAATTTAAAAATCTTGTGCGATGAAATTTTTGGGGAGGATAATTTTGTTGGAGACTTTATCCGTAAAACAAAATCCACAACAAATGATGCAAAAATCGGATTAAATTACCAGCATGAATTTTTACTTTGCTATGCTAAAGATAAAAATTATACAAATCTCTTGGGAGGAGAAAAGAATTTAGAGAATTACAAAAACCCCGATAACGATCCTAATGGAGCGTGGACATCAGGTAATCCTACAAAACCAGGTTATGCTAAAATACAAAATTTTCCACTTACTAATCCATATACTAAAGCTATTGAATATCCTCCAGAAGGTAGGTCTTGGGTTTTTACAGAAAAAACAATACAAAATTTTATTGATGAAAGGCGTTTAGTATTTAAAAAAGAACATAAAGAAAACGAGCGCATTTTTATATATAAACACTATTTGAAGGATTTAAAAACCACAAAAAAGACTTTTGATAGTTTGATATTTAGCGATAATTGTTATATGAACCAAGCGGCGACTAAAGAGCTTTTAAGTTTGGGAATGGGAGAATATTTTCCTTATCCAAAAGGCGTAGAATTTATGAAAAAAATTATTTTGCATTCAACTTCTACAAATTCAAACGACATCATCTTAGATTTTTTCGCTGGGAGCGGGACGACTGCGCATGCGGTGATGGAATTAAACGCAGAAGATCAAGGCAATAGGGAATTTATTTTAGTTCAAATTGATGAAGAGATAAAAGAAGATAAAAGCGCTTATGATTTTTGCAAGAATGTTTTAAACAGCGCAAAGCCTGTCATTAGCGATATTACCATAGAAAGGGTCAAAAGAGCCGCTCAAAAAATAATCTCAAAAGATAGCGGTTTGGATTTGGGCTTTAAAGTTTATACCTTACAAGACAAAGCGCAAATTACAAACGACAAAGAAGAAATAACGCTTTTCAACCATTCCCATTTAACGCCCTTTGACAAAGCCCTAAATTTAGCCTTACAATGCGGCAAAACGCTCAATTGTGCGCTAGAGATTATCATCAAAGACAAACTCTATAAATGCGAAGACGCTTACTTTTGTATCGTGTGCGATGAAGAAGTGCAAGAATATTTAGCCAAAAGTAAAAACGAAATGATATTTTTAGACGGCTATGAAGAAATAGACTTGCAAGCCTTTCTCAATCTCAACGCTAGCTTTAAAGAGCGTTTAAGCGTGGTGTATTGA
- a CDS encoding DEAD/DEAH box helicase, which yields MIFEKQDYQQECINNIITLLDGFDFKRHDALNLKDCLNQFHAACEIPVKNLSGKLNVDVLMETGTGKTFTYLNLIFALHKAYGQNKFIIFVPRKAILESVKQNIRLTKDYFYLEFKRHLKTYTYEGVKSPSNIINHYLKNQDELSVLLLTNSAIDKEGNILNKNSENLFNTKSIFENIADLKPISIIDEPHLLKGEAFGKYFSKIGALYFRFGATFAKEKEHALSNVAFCLDSISAFRNYLVKQIRIHSVMQDAQSPFLLNADSKSAKIAFYKAGILKQITLSKGEDLGKINASFNGVSLVKTTKDKAYLSDGATLEKASYKLTQDEISTLLEKAIALHFKKEAFLFDQDIKALSLFFIPKIEDFRQIDNKGTPFIKTEFERLYKLKRASILTKENLSPSYREYLARDFDESGNLRVHQGYFSGDSVAFNKGKKESSKENIEANDIKMILSEKEKLLSFQTPLRFIFSVWALQEGWDNPNIFTLIKLANSTSETSRHQQVGRGLRIALNQEGKRVTHGFLKGNDNAFYEINYLDMLVSGEEVGFIEGLQKEIEASNFIGGGSALDRENLANLGLNERKINQFCDALEILNAVEFDETNNTYKIIAPICEIMQNNEERIKSFLSDEEYHAVLSAFKMAEDLTNKRNQIINANQPPEKVKIRQNLAKEFKELWQTINAQSQLSYQNIQKNKLIESIAKAFNESHVICEAIIFESKRYDAKTNQIITEQSNTLKVKNYANALQKEINALLLDFAKDERLPLKFTLELYNALNKEHFTNSPKKAFKLLKGIIKDKLHENLLSCVSYEFCQNAFSNTAFDKTDPLYCEDGSPKNEIEKHKLGKYKSAQTPSQNYLYETIIYDSKIEEEVSEEGVQTLEGKSIEVFAKLPKFKIPTPYKNYEPDFAYLLKDEKGAKIFFVCETKGYEKESDIPPDEKRKMDYAKIFFETLSQNLKNAKKEIRVIFATRINKQDLLSALKSALKETP from the coding sequence ATGATTTTTGAAAAGCAAGACTACCAGCAAGAGTGTATTAATAACATTATCACGCTTTTAGATGGCTTTGATTTTAAGCGCCACGATGCCTTAAATCTAAAAGATTGTTTAAATCAATTTCACGCCGCATGCGAAATTCCTGTCAAAAATTTAAGCGGCAAGCTCAATGTTGATGTTTTAATGGAAACAGGCACGGGCAAAACTTTCACTTATTTGAATTTGATTTTTGCGCTCCACAAGGCTTATGGGCAAAATAAATTCATCATCTTTGTCCCGCGAAAAGCCATTTTAGAATCAGTTAAGCAAAATATCCGCCTTACGAAAGATTATTTTTATTTAGAATTCAAACGCCACCTGAAAACCTACACTTATGAAGGGGTTAAATCGCCAAGCAATATTATCAACCATTACCTTAAAAACCAAGATGAGCTGAGCGTTTTGCTCCTCACTAACAGCGCAATTGACAAGGAGGGAAACATACTCAATAAAAACAGCGAAAACCTTTTTAACACCAAAAGCATTTTTGAAAATATCGCTGATTTAAAGCCTATTTCTATCATAGACGAGCCGCATTTGCTTAAAGGTGAGGCGTTTGGTAAGTATTTTAGTAAAATAGGCGCACTTTATTTTCGCTTTGGGGCGACTTTTGCCAAAGAAAAAGAGCATGCTTTAAGCAATGTAGCCTTTTGTTTGGATTCAATCAGCGCGTTTAGAAATTACCTTGTCAAACAAATCCGCATCCATTCTGTCATGCAAGATGCGCAAAGCCCGTTTTTGCTCAATGCGGATTCAAAAAGCGCAAAAATTGCCTTTTACAAAGCGGGCATTCTTAAACAAATCACGCTTTCAAAGGGAGAGGATTTAGGCAAAATTAACGCTTCTTTTAACGGCGTTAGCTTGGTTAAAACCACCAAAGACAAGGCTTATTTGAGCGATGGCGCTACGCTTGAAAAGGCTTCTTATAAACTCACGCAAGATGAAATCAGCACTCTTTTAGAAAAAGCCATTGCCTTGCATTTTAAAAAAGAGGCGTTTTTATTTGACCAAGATATTAAAGCGTTAAGCCTGTTTTTTATCCCAAAAATTGAGGATTTTAGGCAAATTGATAACAAAGGCACGCCCTTTATTAAAACCGAATTTGAAAGGCTTTACAAACTCAAACGCGCTTCAATTCTAACAAAGGAAAATTTATCGCCAAGCTATAGAGAATATTTAGCGAGAGATTTTGATGAGAGCGGTAATTTACGCGTCCATCAAGGCTATTTTAGTGGCGATAGCGTAGCGTTCAATAAGGGCAAAAAAGAAAGCAGCAAAGAAAATATTGAAGCCAACGATATTAAGATGATTTTGAGCGAAAAAGAAAAACTGCTTTCGTTTCAAACGCCTTTGCGTTTTATTTTTAGCGTGTGGGCTTTGCAAGAGGGTTGGGATAATCCAAACATTTTTACTCTTATTAAATTGGCAAATTCCACTAGCGAAACAAGCCGCCATCAGCAAGTGGGGCGCGGGTTAAGGATCGCGCTTAATCAAGAGGGCAAGCGCGTTACGCATGGATTTTTAAAAGGCAATGACAACGCTTTTTATGAAATAAACTACCTTGATATGCTAGTGAGCGGCGAAGAAGTGGGCTTTATAGAGGGTTTGCAAAAAGAGATTGAAGCGAGCAACTTTATTGGTGGTGGCAGTGCGCTAGACAGAGAGAATTTAGCCAATTTAGGGCTTAATGAAAGAAAGATCAATCAATTTTGCGATGCATTAGAAATATTAAACGCCGTAGAATTTGACGAAACAAACAACACTTACAAAATCATTGCCCCTATTTGCGAGATAATGCAAAACAACGAAGAAAGGATAAAAAGCTTTTTAAGCGATGAAGAATATCACGCTGTTTTAAGCGCCTTTAAAATGGCTGAAGATCTAACCAACAAGCGCAATCAAATTATAAACGCCAATCAGCCCCCAGAAAAAGTCAAAATCCGCCAAAATTTAGCTAAGGAATTTAAAGAGTTATGGCAAACCATCAACGCTCAAAGCCAATTAAGCTATCAAAATATCCAAAAAAACAAGCTGATAGAATCTATCGCCAAAGCGTTTAATGAAAGCCATGTGATATGTGAGGCAATCATCTTTGAAAGCAAAAGGTATGATGCAAAAACAAATCAAATCATCACAGAGCAATCAAACACCCTAAAAGTCAAAAACTACGCTAATGCCCTACAAAAAGAAATAAACGCGCTTCTGCTTGACTTTGCCAAAGATGAGCGCTTACCCTTAAAATTCACGCTTGAACTCTACAACGCTTTAAACAAAGAGCATTTTACAAACTCACCCAAAAAAGCCTTTAAATTGCTTAAAGGCATCATTAAAGATAAGTTGCATGAAAATTTGCTTTCTTGCGTGAGTTATGAATTTTGCCAAAACGCCTTTTCTAATACGGCTTTTGATAAAACCGATCCGCTTTATTGTGAAGATGGCTCGCCCAAAAATGAGATTGAAAAACACAAATTAGGCAAATACAAAAGCGCACAAACTCCAAGCCAAAACTATCTTTATGAGACGATCATTTATGATTCTAAAATTGAAGAAGAAGTGAGTGAAGAGGGCGTGCAAACACTGGAAGGTAAAAGCATAGAAGTTTTTGCCAAGCTCCCTAAATTTAAAATCCCAACGCCTTATAAAAACTATGAGCCTGATTTTGCTTATTTGCTTAAAGATGAAAAGGGTGCAAAAATCTTTTTTGTTTGCGAAACCAAAGGTTATGAAAAAGAAAGCGATATCCCACCAGATGAAAAGCGTAAAATGGACTACGCTAAGATCTTTTTTGAAACGCTATCTCAAAATCTAAAGAACGCGAAAAAAGAAATACGAGTTATTTTTGCCACACGCATTAACAAACAAGATTTATTAAGTGCGCTTAAAAGCGCATTAAAGGAAACGCCATGA
- a CDS encoding hemolysin: MFGNKQLQLQISQKDSEIAELKKEVNLYQSLLNLCLHEGFVGIKNNKVVFKSGNLASLNNLEEQSVHFKENAESVNLQGVSYSLKSQNIDGVQYFSLAKKTGGVGEYHKNDLFKTFCASLKEGLENAQESMQYFHQETGLLLNAAKNGEAHSTEGLGTVNKTGQDIESLYEKMQNATSLADSLNQRSNEITQVISLIDDIAEQTNLLALNAAIEAARAGEHGRGFAVVADEVRKLAEKTQKATKEIAVVVKSMQQEANDIQTNTHDINSIVGSIKGDVEELKSTVKNNMIVAQAAKYTIYNVNNRVFCGLAKLDHVVFKNNLYGMVFGLNSFDITSHKNCRLGKWYYEGAGKENFSNTSGYRALESHHASVHAEANDLVKAVQEDHITDSKYLEHKVHLMEDSAKHVKENIDKMFYEKQDELNKIIEKIQKGE; the protein is encoded by the coding sequence ATGTTTGGGAATAAGCAGTTACAGCTTCAAATCAGTCAGAAAGATTCTGAGATTGCGGAGTTAAAAAAAGAAGTCAATCTCTATCAAAGCCTTTTAAATTTGTGCTTGCATGAAGGTTTTGTAGGTATTAAAAACAATAAAGTCGTTTTTAAAAGCGGGAATCTTGCAAGCTTAAACAATTTAGAAGAACAAAGCGTTCATTTTAAAGAAAATGCAGAGAGCGTTAATTTGCAAGGGGTTTCTTATTCTTTAAAAAGCCAAAATATTGATGGCGTGCAGTATTTTTCACTAGCCAAAAAAACAGGGGGTGTGGGGGAATACCATAAAAATGATTTGTTTAAGACTTTTTGCGCGAGCTTAAAAGAAGGCTTAGAGAACGCGCAAGAAAGCATGCAGTATTTCCATCAAGAAACAGGCTTGCTCTTAAATGCGGCTAAAAATGGCGAAGCGCATTCTACTGAAGGATTAGGGACCGTTAATAAAACGGGTCAAGACATTGAATCGCTTTATGAAAAGATGCAAAACGCCACTTCGCTAGCGGACTCTCTCAACCAACGGAGCAATGAAATCACTCAAGTCATTTCTTTGATTGATGATATTGCAGAACAAACCAATCTCTTAGCCCTAAACGCCGCTATTGAGGCTGCGCGAGCGGGCGAGCATGGGAGAGGGTTTGCGGTGGTGGCTGATGAGGTGAGAAAACTCGCTGAAAAAACCCAAAAAGCCACTAAAGAAATCGCTGTTGTCGTTAAAAGCATGCAACAAGAAGCGAACGATATTCAAACCAATACCCACGATATTAATTCTATTGTAGGCTCTATTAAAGGCGATGTGGAAGAGCTTAAATCCACCGTAAAAAATAACATGATTGTCGCGCAAGCGGCAAAATACACCATCTACAATGTCAATAACCGGGTGTTTTGCGGTCTGGCTAAACTGGATCATGTGGTCTTTAAAAACAATCTTTATGGCATGGTTTTTGGTCTCAACTCCTTTGATATTACTAGCCATAAGAATTGCCGCTTAGGCAAATGGTATTATGAGGGCGCGGGCAAAGAGAATTTTTCCAACACTTCAGGCTATAGAGCTTTAGAAAGCCACCATGCGAGCGTGCATGCTGAAGCTAATGATTTGGTTAAAGCCGTTCAAGAAGACCACATTACCGATTCAAAATACCTAGAGCATAAAGTGCATTTAATGGAAGATAGCGCTAAGCATGTCAAAGAAAATATTGATAAGATGTTTTACGAAAAACAAGACGAACTCAATAAGATCATTGAAAAAATCCAAAAAGGCGAATGA
- a CDS encoding disulfide bond formation protein B has product MDKETRFYNLFSLAILGILIFPVGLANFYFGYVLKDSPCIFCWAQRINMILIGAVALLVVRFGFKPKYIALLLLMASSGLYESFYHTGSHALEDVGQGFALAILGLHTQFWALFVFFSVVALLAVLLFFAPNTQPFKDRLLNALQKSAFYVFFMVVGSNAIQAFVSTGPFPYIGQSDPVRFSWNLKESVWSMENWDHLKFPRSVLGRRGVGEPLKLSALPKDNDYERSPLEITKTLKIGKKEELPLKLNGAITDLNFNEDRAILTTENQGLYLVGNDLKTIHGHMVLDSYYSATVGAFVGADFNEDENIVIMGNNKTSVEITPNKNANALKNFPYFLEGANSFDEVERSRLKTSRAKNYYISTARRGAKFTYLITAPNKRYKDLMIISMLNSDKQVHGEFLLELGNAKLKEKRELGELVISALALKDNKLYAFSKEFNTLLVIDPIKEEILEVYGLPKEIKNISAGGFRDNELILVSYENTKNILYTLNF; this is encoded by the coding sequence ATGGATAAAGAAACCCGATTTTACAATCTTTTTTCTTTGGCAATTTTAGGGATTTTGATCTTTCCTGTGGGTTTGGCGAATTTTTATTTTGGCTATGTTTTGAAAGATTCGCCTTGTATTTTTTGCTGGGCGCAACGTATCAACATGATTTTAATAGGGGCGGTGGCGCTTTTGGTGGTGCGTTTTGGGTTTAAGCCTAAATACATTGCTTTGCTGTTACTTATGGCTAGTAGCGGGTTGTATGAGAGCTTCTATCATACCGGTAGCCATGCCTTAGAAGATGTGGGGCAGGGCTTTGCGCTCGCTATTTTGGGCTTGCACACGCAGTTTTGGGCGCTTTTTGTCTTTTTTAGCGTGGTGGCGCTTTTAGCGGTTTTGCTCTTTTTTGCCCCTAATACCCAACCTTTTAAAGATCGTTTGTTAAACGCACTCCAAAAAAGCGCTTTTTATGTTTTCTTTATGGTGGTGGGTTCTAATGCAATACAGGCGTTTGTTTCTACCGGGCCTTTCCCTTACATAGGGCAAAGCGATCCGGTGCGGTTTTCGTGGAATTTGAAAGAATCGGTCTGGTCTATGGAGAATTGGGATCATTTGAAATTCCCAAGAAGCGTTTTAGGCAGAAGAGGTGTGGGCGAGCCTTTGAAATTGAGCGCTTTGCCTAAAGATAATGATTATGAGCGTTCGCCTTTAGAAATTACAAAAACTCTAAAGATTGGAAAAAAAGAAGAACTTCCCTTAAAACTGAATGGAGCGATCACGGATTTGAATTTCAATGAAGACAGGGCGATTCTTACTACAGAAAACCAAGGGCTTTATCTTGTGGGTAACGATTTGAAAACCATTCATGGCCATATGGTGTTGGATAGCTATTATAGCGCGACGGTGGGGGCGTTCGTGGGGGCGGATTTTAACGAAGATGAAAACATTGTGATCATGGGTAATAATAAAACGAGCGTAGAAATCACTCCTAACAAAAACGCTAATGCGCTTAAAAATTTCCCTTATTTTTTAGAAGGGGCTAACTCTTTTGACGAAGTGGAACGCAGCCGCTTAAAAACTTCTAGGGCGAAAAACTATTATATTAGCACTGCAAGAAGGGGGGCTAAATTCACTTATTTGATCACCGCTCCTAACAAGCGCTATAAGGATTTGATGATTATCTCCATGCTCAATAGCGACAAACAGGTGCATGGGGAGTTTTTACTGGAACTGGGTAATGCCAAACTTAAAGAAAAAAGGGAACTGGGCGAGTTAGTTATCAGCGCGTTGGCTTTAAAAGATAACAAGCTTTATGCGTTCAGCAAAGAATTTAACACGCTTTTAGTTATAGACCCTATAAAAGAAGAGATTCTTGAAGTTTATGGCTTGCCTAAAGAGATTAAAAATATCAGCGCTGGGGGGTTTAGGGATAATGAGCTTATTCTTGTGAGCTATGAGAATACTAAAAATATTCTCTATACCCTTAATTTTTAA
- a CDS encoding pyridoxal phosphate-dependent aminotransferase family protein produces MFSKSLEALRHAKRYRKRELFDPLLKDYASNDYLGLSVKKDLLQNAFNKLQSFVSHSPKASMLVNGYHSLHAELEERLASLLGFESALLVGSGFLGNLALIDTLLVKNALLFMDAHYHASGIFSTKAKPNQVVFFSHNDAKDLQQKLFNAPKNKLKFIAIEGVYSMDASVAPYDFYEIVQETPNAFLIVDEAHSFGTIGENLLGFLEYYRIKEKDKIIKLSTFSKALASYGACILAPLQVIEFLTNRAKSVIYTTALSLLDTALTLAHLEYFIAQKQELKNELSKHQQIIFETLGIRTLAGFFTLEFENNPALLNAHHFLKEKGFLVGAIRPPTVSKPLLRVSLSLKNSLEDTKELANTLLDYSKIQSSFKSG; encoded by the coding sequence ATGTTTTCTAAATCTTTAGAAGCCCTACGCCATGCCAAACGCTACCGCAAAAGAGAGTTGTTTGACCCTTTATTAAAGGATTACGCTTCTAATGATTATTTGGGTTTGAGCGTTAAAAAAGATTTGCTTCAAAACGCTTTTAATAAGCTCCAATCCTTTGTTTCTCATTCCCCCAAGGCTTCCATGCTAGTGAATGGCTACCACTCTTTGCATGCAGAGTTAGAAGAACGATTAGCAAGTTTGTTGGGGTTTGAAAGCGCTCTTTTAGTGGGGAGTGGTTTTTTGGGCAATCTGGCTTTAATAGACACCCTATTAGTCAAAAACGCCCTCTTATTCATGGACGCACACTACCATGCAAGCGGGATTTTTAGCACCAAAGCTAAACCTAATCAAGTGGTTTTTTTCTCGCACAATGACGCTAAAGATTTACAACAAAAACTCTTTAACGCTCCTAAAAACAAGCTCAAATTCATAGCCATTGAGGGGGTTTATTCTATGGATGCGAGCGTCGCTCCTTATGATTTTTATGAAATCGTTCAAGAGACTCCTAACGCTTTTTTAATCGTAGATGAAGCCCATAGTTTTGGGACTATCGGCGAGAATTTATTGGGTTTTTTAGAATATTATCGCATCAAAGAAAAGGACAAAATCATTAAACTCAGCACTTTTTCTAAAGCCCTTGCGAGCTATGGGGCGTGTATTTTAGCCCCTTTACAGGTCATAGAGTTTTTAACTAATCGCGCTAAAAGCGTGATTTACACCACCGCTTTAAGCCTGTTAGACACCGCTTTAACTTTAGCCCATTTAGAATACTTTATCGCGCAAAAACAAGAATTAAAAAATGAGCTTAGCAAACACCAACAGATTATTTTTGAAACTTTAGGTATTAGAACGCTCGCAGGATTTTTTACTTTAGAGTTTGAAAACAATCCCGCTCTTTTAAACGCTCATCATTTTTTGAAAGAAAAAGGGTTTTTAGTGGGAGCTATCCGCCCTCCCACGGTTTCTAAACCCCTTTTGCGCGTCTCTTTGTCTCTCAAAAACAGCTTAGAAGACACTAAAGAGCTTGCAAACACCCTTTTAGATTATTCTAAAATACAATCTTCTTTTAAGAGTGGTTAA
- a CDS encoding 2-oxoglutarate ferredoxin oxidoreductase subunit beta has protein sequence MAFNYDEYLRVDKIPTLWCWGCGDGVILKSIIRTIDALGWKMDDVCLVSGIGCSGRMSSYVNCNTVHTTHGRAVAYATGIKMANPSKHVIVVSGDGDGFAIGGNHTMHACRRNIDLNFILVNNFIYGLTNSQTSPTTPNGMWTVTAQWGNIDNQFDPCALTTAAGASFVARESVLDPQKLEKVLKEGFTHKGFSFFDVHSNCHINLGRKNKMGEASQMLKWMESRLVSKRQFEAMSPEERVDKFPTGVLKHDTDRKEYCEAYQEIIEKAQGKQ, from the coding sequence ATGGCGTTTAATTATGATGAATATTTGCGTGTGGATAAAATACCCACTTTGTGGTGTTGGGGCTGTGGCGATGGCGTGATCTTGAAATCCATTATCCGCACGATTGACGCTTTAGGTTGGAAAATGGATGATGTGTGTTTGGTGAGTGGGATTGGTTGCAGCGGGCGCATGAGTTCGTATGTGAATTGCAACACCGTTCACACCACGCATGGTAGGGCTGTAGCGTATGCGACAGGGATTAAAATGGCTAACCCTAGTAAGCATGTGATTGTGGTTTCTGGCGATGGCGATGGCTTTGCGATTGGAGGCAATCACACCATGCATGCATGCAGAAGAAACATTGATTTGAATTTTATTTTAGTGAATAATTTCATTTATGGTTTGACCAACTCCCAAACTTCGCCCACCACGCCTAATGGCATGTGGACAGTTACGGCTCAATGGGGGAATATTGACAACCAATTTGACCCATGTGCTTTAACCACCGCTGCCGGGGCGAGTTTTGTGGCTAGAGAGAGCGTTTTAGACCCTCAAAAATTAGAAAAAGTGCTTAAAGAAGGTTTCACGCATAAGGGCTTTAGCTTCTTTGATGTCCATAGCAATTGCCATATCAATTTAGGGCGTAAGAATAAAATGGGCGAAGCGTCTCAAATGCTAAAATGGATGGAAAGCCGATTGGTGAGCAAACGCCAATTTGAAGCCATGAGCCCTGAAGAAAGGGTGGATAAATTCCCTACAGGCGTTTTAAAGCATGACACGGACAGGAAAGAATATTGCGAAGCGTATCAAGAAATCATTGAAAAAGCACAAGGAAAACAATAA
- a CDS encoding tumor necrosis factor alpha-inducing protein codes for MLEKSFLKSKQLVLCGLGVLMLQACTCPNTSQRNSFLQDVPYWMLQNRSQYLTQGVDSSHIVDGKTTEEIEKIATKRATIRVAQNIVHKLKEAYLSKTNRIKQKITNEMFIQMTQPIYDSLMNVDRLGIYINPNNEEVFALVRARGFDKDALSEGLHKMALDNQAVSILVAKVEEIFKDSINYGDIKVPIAM; via the coding sequence GTGTTAGAAAAATCTTTTTTAAAAAGCAAGCAATTGGTTTTATGCGGGTTGGGTGTTTTAATGTTACAGGCTTGCACTTGCCCAAACACTTCACAAAGAAATTCTTTTTTACAAGATGTGCCTTATTGGATGTTGCAAAATCGCAGCCAGTATCTCACGCAAGGGGTGGATAGCTCGCACATTGTAGATGGTAAGACAACTGAAGAGATAGAAAAAATCGCTACCAAGAGAGCGACAATAAGAGTGGCACAAAATATTGTGCATAAACTTAAAGAAGCTTACCTTTCCAAAACCAATCGCATCAAGCAAAAGATCACTAATGAAATGTTTATCCAAATGACACAGCCCATTTATGACAGCTTGATGAATGTGGATCGTTTAGGGATTTATATCAATCCTAACAATGAGGAAGTGTTTGCGTTGGTGCGTGCACGTGGTTTTGATAAGGACGCTTTGAGCGAAGGGTTGCATAAAATGGCCTTAGACAATCAAGCGGTGAGTATCCTTGTGGCTAAAGTGGAAGAAATCTTTAAAGATTCTATCAATTACGGAGACATTAAAGTCCCTATAGCCATGTAG
- the oorC gene encoding 2-oxoglutarate:acceptor oxidoreductase, with protein sequence MEVQLRFTGVGGQGVLLAGEILAEAKIVSGGYGTKTSTYTSQVRGGPTKVDILLDRDEIIFPYAKEGEIDFMLSVAQISYNQFKSDIKKGGIVVIDPNLVTPTKEDEEKYQIYKIPIISIAKDEVGNIITQSVVALAITVELTKCVEENIVLDTMLKKVPAKVADTNKKAFEIGKKHALEALKVRA encoded by the coding sequence ATGGAAGTGCAATTACGATTTACGGGCGTTGGAGGGCAAGGCGTGCTGTTAGCGGGAGAGATTTTAGCTGAGGCGAAAATTGTGAGTGGGGGCTATGGCACTAAGACTTCCACCTACACTTCGCAAGTGCGTGGAGGGCCCACTAAAGTGGATATTTTGCTGGATAGAGATGAAATTATTTTCCCTTATGCTAAAGAGGGCGAGATTGATTTCATGCTTTCAGTCGCTCAAATCAGCTACAACCAGTTTAAAAGCGATATTAAAAAAGGCGGTATCGTTGTCATTGATCCCAATCTAGTAACCCCCACTAAAGAAGATGAAGAAAAGTATCAAATTTATAAAATCCCCATTATCAGCATCGCTAAAGATGAAGTGGGTAACATTATCACGCAATCTGTGGTGGCGCTAGCCATTACCGTGGAGCTTACCAAATGCGTAGAAGAAAATATCGTGCTAGACACCATGCTTAAAAAAGTCCCTGCAAAAGTCGCTGACACGAACAAAAAAGCCTTTGAAATTGGCAAAAAACATGCTTTAGAAGCTTTGAAAGTTAGGGCTTAA